One window of Anaerolineales bacterium genomic DNA carries:
- a CDS encoding RidA family protein, whose product MNNRINISSGAKWEDIIGYSRAVKIGNLIEVAGTTAIDENGNVVGANDPYEQTKFIFEKIEKALASAGASLRDVVRTRMFTTDISQWEEIGRAHGEFFREVKPAASMIEVNGLIDPELLIEIEVTAVLSS is encoded by the coding sequence ATGAACAACAGAATAAACATTTCGTCAGGCGCGAAGTGGGAGGATATCATCGGCTATTCCCGGGCGGTAAAAATCGGCAACCTCATCGAGGTTGCGGGCACGACAGCGATCGATGAGAATGGGAACGTGGTCGGAGCGAACGACCCATACGAACAGACAAAGTTCATCTTCGAGAAGATCGAAAAAGCACTGGCTTCGGCGGGCGCCTCTCTCCGTGATGTGGTCCGCACCCGCATGTTCACCACGGATATTTCCCAATGGGAGGAGATCGGCAGGGCGCATGGGGAATTCTTCCGCGAGGTCAAACCCGCCGCGTCCATGATCGAAGTGAACGGGCTGATCGATCCCGAATTGCTGATCGAGATCGAAGTGACGGCGGTCCTTTCCTCTTAA